A stretch of Rhinoderma darwinii isolate aRhiDar2 chromosome 4, aRhiDar2.hap1, whole genome shotgun sequence DNA encodes these proteins:
- the ATG4B gene encoding cysteine protease ATG4B isoform X2, giving the protein MMDAATLTYDTLRFADTPDFPETAEPVWILGKQYSALTEKEELLDDVTSRLWFTYRRNFPAIGGTGPTSDTGWGCMLRCGQMIFAQALICRHLGRDWRWDKKGPTGEYLSVLTAFLDKKDSYYSIHQIAQMGVGEGKYIGQWYGPNTVAQVLRKLAAFDQWSVMAVHIAMDNTVVTDEIRRLCGMGSCDSGPLCNGYAGADSHRLWKPLVLLIPLRLGLSEINEAYIETLKHCFMLPQSLGVIGGRPNSAHYFIGYVGDELIYLDPHTTQPAVEPSDDGYIVDDSFHCQHPPCRMHVSEIDPSIAVGFFCSSEEDFEDLCQRIRTISLNGGSLPMFEVVDQLPLHLSNPDVLNLTPDSSDADRLDRFFDSEDEEFEILSF; this is encoded by the exons ATGATGGACGCAG CAACACTTACCTATGACACTCTGCGGTTTGCGGATACCCCGGACTTCCCTGAAACTGCAGAACctgtctggatattggggaaaCAGTACAGTGCGTTAACAG AAAAGGAAGAGCTTCTTGATGATGTCACATCCAGACTGTGGTTTACTTACCGACGGAATTTCCCAGCAATAG GTGGAACTGGTCCGACATCTGACACGGGCTGGGGCTGCATGCTGCGATGTGGGCAGATGATTTTTGCTCAGGCTTTGATCTGTAGGCATCTAGGTCGAG attggAGATGGGACAAAAAAGGCCCAACTGGAGAGTACCTTAGTGTCCTGACTGCTTTTCTAGACAAGAAAGATAGTTATTACTCCATACATCAGATTG CCCAAATGGGAGTTGGTGAAGGAAAATACATTGGTCAGTGGTATGGCCCAAACACTGTAGCGCAAGTTCTGAG GAAGCTAGCTGCTTTTGATCAGTGGAGCGTGATGGCTGTTCACATAGCTATGGATAATACCGTGGTGACTGATGAGATAA GAAGACTATGTGGAATGGGAAGCTGTGACTCTGGGCCGCTGTGCAATGGTTACGCTGGAGCTGATTCACACAGACTGTGGAAACCTCTAGTATTACTCATACCTCTACGGCTGGGCCTAAGTGAGATCAATGAAGCATACATCGAAACTCTGaag CACTGCTTCATGCTGCCACAGTCGTTAGGAGTCATTGGTGGTCGACCAAACAGTGCCCATTACTTCATAGGATATGTCG GAGATGAGCTCATTTATCTAGATCCCCACACTACACAGCCGGCTGTGGAGCCCAGTGATGATGGTTATATTGTAGATGACAGCTTCCACTGCCAGCATCCTCCATGCCGGATGCATGTGTCAGAGATTGACCCCTCCATTGCTGTG GGATTTTTCTGTAGTTCTGAAGAAGATTTTGAGGACTTGTGTCAGCGCATTAGAACG ATATCACTAAATGGGGGATCTTTGCCCATGTTTGAGGTAGTTGATCAGCTGCCCCTCCATCTATCCAATCCGGATGTACTAAACCTTACCCCAG
- the ATG4B gene encoding cysteine protease ATG4B isoform X1 yields MLHIMIICTTDATLTYDTLRFADTPDFPETAEPVWILGKQYSALTEKEELLDDVTSRLWFTYRRNFPAIGGTGPTSDTGWGCMLRCGQMIFAQALICRHLGRDWRWDKKGPTGEYLSVLTAFLDKKDSYYSIHQIAQMGVGEGKYIGQWYGPNTVAQVLRKLAAFDQWSVMAVHIAMDNTVVTDEIRRLCGMGSCDSGPLCNGYAGADSHRLWKPLVLLIPLRLGLSEINEAYIETLKHCFMLPQSLGVIGGRPNSAHYFIGYVGDELIYLDPHTTQPAVEPSDDGYIVDDSFHCQHPPCRMHVSEIDPSIAVGFFCSSEEDFEDLCQRIRTISLNGGSLPMFEVVDQLPLHLSNPDVLNLTPDSSDADRLDRFFDSEDEEFEILSF; encoded by the exons aTGCTTCACATCATGATAATCTGCACGACAGATG CAACACTTACCTATGACACTCTGCGGTTTGCGGATACCCCGGACTTCCCTGAAACTGCAGAACctgtctggatattggggaaaCAGTACAGTGCGTTAACAG AAAAGGAAGAGCTTCTTGATGATGTCACATCCAGACTGTGGTTTACTTACCGACGGAATTTCCCAGCAATAG GTGGAACTGGTCCGACATCTGACACGGGCTGGGGCTGCATGCTGCGATGTGGGCAGATGATTTTTGCTCAGGCTTTGATCTGTAGGCATCTAGGTCGAG attggAGATGGGACAAAAAAGGCCCAACTGGAGAGTACCTTAGTGTCCTGACTGCTTTTCTAGACAAGAAAGATAGTTATTACTCCATACATCAGATTG CCCAAATGGGAGTTGGTGAAGGAAAATACATTGGTCAGTGGTATGGCCCAAACACTGTAGCGCAAGTTCTGAG GAAGCTAGCTGCTTTTGATCAGTGGAGCGTGATGGCTGTTCACATAGCTATGGATAATACCGTGGTGACTGATGAGATAA GAAGACTATGTGGAATGGGAAGCTGTGACTCTGGGCCGCTGTGCAATGGTTACGCTGGAGCTGATTCACACAGACTGTGGAAACCTCTAGTATTACTCATACCTCTACGGCTGGGCCTAAGTGAGATCAATGAAGCATACATCGAAACTCTGaag CACTGCTTCATGCTGCCACAGTCGTTAGGAGTCATTGGTGGTCGACCAAACAGTGCCCATTACTTCATAGGATATGTCG GAGATGAGCTCATTTATCTAGATCCCCACACTACACAGCCGGCTGTGGAGCCCAGTGATGATGGTTATATTGTAGATGACAGCTTCCACTGCCAGCATCCTCCATGCCGGATGCATGTGTCAGAGATTGACCCCTCCATTGCTGTG GGATTTTTCTGTAGTTCTGAAGAAGATTTTGAGGACTTGTGTCAGCGCATTAGAACG ATATCACTAAATGGGGGATCTTTGCCCATGTTTGAGGTAGTTGATCAGCTGCCCCTCCATCTATCCAATCCGGATGTACTAAACCTTACCCCAG
- the THAP4 gene encoding peroxynitrite isomerase THAP4 isoform X3 — protein MASELSAGPPLNPAVAPLAWMLGTWISDPPGKGEFPSIPPFCYMEEAVISHVGQPMLNFTFCASNPETGKAMHRECGFIRVKPGTNQVAFICAQNIGVVEVEEGEVHGEQLTLTSHSLSRISFAKEPHVQQISRTFCLTAEGKLEQTVSMATATQAMAPHLQVTYKKVTS, from the exons ATGGCAAGTGAGCTCAGTGCAG GTCCTCCCTTGAACCCAGCTGTAGCGCCACTGGCATGGATGCTGGGGACATGGATATCTGATCCCCCTGGTAAAGGAGAGTTTCCCTCAATCCCACCTTTTTGTTACATGGAGGAAGCGGTCATCTCACATGTAGGACAGCCAATGCTGAATTTCAC GTTTTGTGCCTCTAACCCAGAGACAGGGAAAGCAATGCACAGAGAATGTGGATTCATTCGTGTGAAGCCTGGGACCAACCAAGTGGCATTTATATGTGCCCAGAACATAG GTGTAGTTGAGGTGGAAGAAGGAGAGGTGCACGGAGAGCAGCTCACTCTGACCTCACATTCACTAAGCAGAATCAGCTTTGCCAAAGAACCGCATGTACAGCAG ATTTCCCGCACCTTCTGTCTGACCGCCGAAGGGAAGTTGGAGCAGACTGTCTCCATGGCAACTGCCACACAGGCCATGGCTCCTCACTTACAAGTTACTTACAAGAAAGTTACCTCGTAA
- the ATG4B gene encoding cysteine protease ATG4B isoform X3 codes for MLRCGQMIFAQALICRHLGRDWRWDKKGPTGEYLSVLTAFLDKKDSYYSIHQIAQMGVGEGKYIGQWYGPNTVAQVLRKLAAFDQWSVMAVHIAMDNTVVTDEIRRLCGMGSCDSGPLCNGYAGADSHRLWKPLVLLIPLRLGLSEINEAYIETLKHCFMLPQSLGVIGGRPNSAHYFIGYVGDELIYLDPHTTQPAVEPSDDGYIVDDSFHCQHPPCRMHVSEIDPSIAVGFFCSSEEDFEDLCQRIRTISLNGGSLPMFEVVDQLPLHLSNPDVLNLTPDSSDADRLDRFFDSEDEEFEILSF; via the exons ATGCTGCGATGTGGGCAGATGATTTTTGCTCAGGCTTTGATCTGTAGGCATCTAGGTCGAG attggAGATGGGACAAAAAAGGCCCAACTGGAGAGTACCTTAGTGTCCTGACTGCTTTTCTAGACAAGAAAGATAGTTATTACTCCATACATCAGATTG CCCAAATGGGAGTTGGTGAAGGAAAATACATTGGTCAGTGGTATGGCCCAAACACTGTAGCGCAAGTTCTGAG GAAGCTAGCTGCTTTTGATCAGTGGAGCGTGATGGCTGTTCACATAGCTATGGATAATACCGTGGTGACTGATGAGATAA GAAGACTATGTGGAATGGGAAGCTGTGACTCTGGGCCGCTGTGCAATGGTTACGCTGGAGCTGATTCACACAGACTGTGGAAACCTCTAGTATTACTCATACCTCTACGGCTGGGCCTAAGTGAGATCAATGAAGCATACATCGAAACTCTGaag CACTGCTTCATGCTGCCACAGTCGTTAGGAGTCATTGGTGGTCGACCAAACAGTGCCCATTACTTCATAGGATATGTCG GAGATGAGCTCATTTATCTAGATCCCCACACTACACAGCCGGCTGTGGAGCCCAGTGATGATGGTTATATTGTAGATGACAGCTTCCACTGCCAGCATCCTCCATGCCGGATGCATGTGTCAGAGATTGACCCCTCCATTGCTGTG GGATTTTTCTGTAGTTCTGAAGAAGATTTTGAGGACTTGTGTCAGCGCATTAGAACG ATATCACTAAATGGGGGATCTTTGCCCATGTTTGAGGTAGTTGATCAGCTGCCCCTCCATCTATCCAATCCGGATGTACTAAACCTTACCCCAG
- the THAP4 gene encoding peroxynitrite isomerase THAP4 isoform X1, whose translation MVICCVAPNCTNRQGKGKRGAISFHRFPLKDSARLYLWTVAIQRSDWNPGPYSFLCSEHFSDDSFVPRMPDQHPLLRPDAVPSLFKDGREIKTKRALVLRLGKRKPSMKKLSALSMEDKKHLVSPGVDSVGKSGNPGNTPKNYAIMDTRHLHPCGQHIASKFIFSLHSYSKSSATPLSQSEVNSDSSLHPLEEGTKHPHDLHRKEINALSPSLEHGGGNVFSVDGSEESFSNNNTVMASIGQTNVTDGEVLESPSYAVQEPISLIQIRYLPQDNNSEVSLDHFDSLHSHCSLAKPLPRQIKQCSNEELMRPREEELCAGLLAYKAQGPPLNPAVAPLAWMLGTWISDPPGKGEFPSIPPFCYMEEAVISHVGQPMLNFTFCASNPETGKAMHRECGFIRVKPGTNQVAFICAQNIGVVEVEEGEVHGEQLTLTSHSLSRISFAKEPHVQQISRTFCLTAEGKLEQTVSMATATQAMAPHLQVTYKKVTS comes from the exons ATGGTGATCTGCTGTGTAGCACCGAATTGTACCAACCGTCAAGGAAAGGGAAAGAGAGGAGCTATTTCCTTTCACAG GTTTCCACTTAAAGATTCAGCTCGCCTCTACCTGTGGACGGTCGCTATACAGCGCAGTGACTGGAACCCCGGCCCTTATTCATTCCTGTGCAGTGAACATTTCAGTGACGACAGCTTTGTCCCACGTATGCCTGACCAGCACCCTCTTCTCAGACCAGATGCTGTGCCATCCCTCTTCAAAGATGGCAGAGAGATCAAAACCAAGAGAGCATTGGTATTACGACTTGGAAAAAGAAAACCGTCGATGAAAAAGTTATCAGCCTTATCTATGGAAGATAAAAAGCATCTGGTGTCACCAGGTGTAGATTCTGTAGGTAAAAGCGGTAACCCTGGTAATACCCCAAAAAATTATGCCATCATGGACACCAGGCATCTTCATCCGTGTGGCCAACATATAGCTTCTAAGTTTATCTTCTCCCTGCATTCATACAGTAAATCTTCAGCGACCCCATTGTCACAAAGTGAGGTGAATTCTGATTCTTCACTTCATCCGCTGGAAGAAGGAACCAAACACCCACATGATCTACATCGTAAAGAAATCAACGCGCTCTCGCCGTCACTTGAACACGGCGGTGGGAATGTCTTTAGTGTAGATGGTTCTGAGGAATCAtttagtaataataatacagtaATGGCTTCCATTGGACAGACAAACGTAACTGATGGTGAAGTATTGGAGTCGCCTTCATATGCGGTACAGGAACCTATTTCACTTATACAGATCCGGTATCTTCCTCAAGACAATAACTCTGAGGTCTCCTTAGATCATTTTGACTCCCTACATTCTCATTGCTCCCTAGCGAAGCCCCTGCCCAGGCAAATAAAACAATGCAGTAATGAGGAATTGATGAGACCCAGAGAAGAGGAACTCTGCGCTGGCCTGCTAGCCTATAAAGCGCAAG GTCCTCCCTTGAACCCAGCTGTAGCGCCACTGGCATGGATGCTGGGGACATGGATATCTGATCCCCCTGGTAAAGGAGAGTTTCCCTCAATCCCACCTTTTTGTTACATGGAGGAAGCGGTCATCTCACATGTAGGACAGCCAATGCTGAATTTCAC GTTTTGTGCCTCTAACCCAGAGACAGGGAAAGCAATGCACAGAGAATGTGGATTCATTCGTGTGAAGCCTGGGACCAACCAAGTGGCATTTATATGTGCCCAGAACATAG GTGTAGTTGAGGTGGAAGAAGGAGAGGTGCACGGAGAGCAGCTCACTCTGACCTCACATTCACTAAGCAGAATCAGCTTTGCCAAAGAACCGCATGTACAGCAG ATTTCCCGCACCTTCTGTCTGACCGCCGAAGGGAAGTTGGAGCAGACTGTCTCCATGGCAACTGCCACACAGGCCATGGCTCCTCACTTACAAGTTACTTACAAGAAAGTTACCTCGTAA
- the THAP4 gene encoding peroxynitrite isomerase THAP4 isoform X2 translates to MVICCVAPNCTNRQGKGKRGAISFHRFPLKDSARLYLWTVAIQRSDWNPGPYSFLCSEHFSDDSFVPRMPDQHPLLRPDAVPSLFKDGREIKTKRALVLRLGKRKPSMKKLSALSMEDKKHLVSPGVDSVGPPLNPAVAPLAWMLGTWISDPPGKGEFPSIPPFCYMEEAVISHVGQPMLNFTFCASNPETGKAMHRECGFIRVKPGTNQVAFICAQNIGVVEVEEGEVHGEQLTLTSHSLSRISFAKEPHVQQISRTFCLTAEGKLEQTVSMATATQAMAPHLQVTYKKVTS, encoded by the exons ATGGTGATCTGCTGTGTAGCACCGAATTGTACCAACCGTCAAGGAAAGGGAAAGAGAGGAGCTATTTCCTTTCACAG GTTTCCACTTAAAGATTCAGCTCGCCTCTACCTGTGGACGGTCGCTATACAGCGCAGTGACTGGAACCCCGGCCCTTATTCATTCCTGTGCAGTGAACATTTCAGTGACGACAGCTTTGTCCCACGTATGCCTGACCAGCACCCTCTTCTCAGACCAGATGCTGTGCCATCCCTCTTCAAAGATGGCAGAGAGATCAAAACCAAGAGAGCATTGGTATTACGACTTGGAAAAAGAAAACCGTCGATGAAAAAGTTATCAGCCTTATCTATGGAAGATAAAAAGCATCTGGTGTCACCAGGTGTAGATTCTGTAG GTCCTCCCTTGAACCCAGCTGTAGCGCCACTGGCATGGATGCTGGGGACATGGATATCTGATCCCCCTGGTAAAGGAGAGTTTCCCTCAATCCCACCTTTTTGTTACATGGAGGAAGCGGTCATCTCACATGTAGGACAGCCAATGCTGAATTTCAC GTTTTGTGCCTCTAACCCAGAGACAGGGAAAGCAATGCACAGAGAATGTGGATTCATTCGTGTGAAGCCTGGGACCAACCAAGTGGCATTTATATGTGCCCAGAACATAG GTGTAGTTGAGGTGGAAGAAGGAGAGGTGCACGGAGAGCAGCTCACTCTGACCTCACATTCACTAAGCAGAATCAGCTTTGCCAAAGAACCGCATGTACAGCAG ATTTCCCGCACCTTCTGTCTGACCGCCGAAGGGAAGTTGGAGCAGACTGTCTCCATGGCAACTGCCACACAGGCCATGGCTCCTCACTTACAAGTTACTTACAAGAAAGTTACCTCGTAA